Within the Sebastes umbrosus isolate fSebUmb1 chromosome 5, fSebUmb1.pri, whole genome shotgun sequence genome, the region CAGGTTCTAATTTGTTAAGAAATTTGTACATATAAAGCACAATATAATCTAAGCCTTTGCTTCATTAAGAGCAACATTTTTGGCCATGGTTTGCAGAGGGAgctttattattttagtttctaTTATGTTCATATGATGCATTTTCCTGATGAAGTTGTATTTAATCCAATGCTAGAAAGTAAAAAGTATTAATTCCTGCAGAGGAGTACTGGTTGCTCCAAAACTTGGAGGCAACAGAGTTCACACTGTATTGAACAGAGGTTGCTGGGTGGGAGATCAATAGGGGCCCAACAGTTGGTGGTTGCATAAGTGCATCAGTTGTGACCCGTATAATTTAAGAgtgatttttttccttcaaatTAATCATAAAATATCATGTTGAAACGTTTAAGTATGGTGGGACTGAAAACGTTGTTGACCTTATTTAATGAAGTGTGCAAGGAAGAATCCCAGAGAGTTGGAAGAAAGCGATAATTATTCCAAGAAGGAAACCTGGGAAGGATGACAGTGAGCCAACAAACTACAGGCCTATTGCCTTGACATCACAAGTCTGTAGATTGATGGAACGGATGGTCAATGAGAGGCTAATCTATTTCTTAGAGAAAGGAGGAATAGAAGGTGTACTTTGGATGCAGCGTTGTGTCTGGAGGATGAAAAGCCAATGATgatgaaaagtaaataaatagagcGTGGCGGCAGTGTTTTGGATATGAAAATACATATGACATGTTATGGAGAGGGGCTGATGAGAAAATGACATATTATGGGAGTCGGAGGGAAAGTTTTGAGCTAGGTTCAGGACTTTCTGAGTGGAAGATCCATCCAGGTTAAAATAGGGTCAGAACTGTCAAGCAAACATGCTGTAGAGATTGGGATACCTCAGGGGAGTGTTATAAGCCccatttcattttctctttatgataaattatgtatttgtaAAAATGCCAATGGATTTGGGAAGATCAGTGTTTGTAGATGATGGGAAAGAACGGAGGAATGTGGAACATATTAAGAAAATACAAGATGGGATTCATCAAGTTGACATGTGGGAGATTAAATGGGggatcttatcttatatatcaAACTTGTCAAGGAGTCAAAGGTCTGTAGCTGCACAGTTAAGAACAGGAATCCTTCCTCTGGCACCTTGAAGTCGgtagatttaaaaacatccagGAGGACAACAGGTTGTGCGAAGTACGCGATTTAGGAGAAGTTGTAAATGAATCACATTTCCTTTTGTATTGTCCATACTATGATGAGTTACGAACTTctatttaaatgaaatgtctgttcaaaatccAGATACTTCTTAAATGGAAGTAGGTGTATCCTCCAACCTTTAGGATGTGGTTTAAAGATCTCATACATCATTTGGTATTGGAGAAGATTCGCTATACTACAAGAGGGTGTGCTCAGAAATGTTATGCTATATGGAGACCTTTTTTAATCTATATAGAAAAAATGGATACATCTGACATTGaagttttaaactgctgaccccatattacatataattcaaattgtttatgaaattaattctgcttatttaatggtgcagtaatattgttataggaatgggggtggggggatataatttgtttatacaattatttctgtgatttattggattttgtacagaatactaGACTTttgagcaaaaaaagaaaaaagaaaagagaaaaaaaacaatccagaTTTCGGTGCCCGGATGATGATAAAATGGAATGGCTATTTAATGTGAATGCTTATAAATTGGCTACTTTTGTTTCTCaggcttggaaaaaaaaaacgtcaggatggtttatttgtttagtattatttgtaatttatactctagtttctgcctttgtcttttctttattttctaaataatatTGCCTTGAACGCCCGGTTTGGGCtgggcatattatttatgcatgacacaataataaacaaatcaaatcaTATAGGAAAGCATCCAGTTGTTTTTGTAATCATTACCATGTACCAGAAACTGGAGAACATGCTGGAGTTTGTTGGAAGTGACAGAACTGATGAAGATAATCTGACAGCCTACTGGACACTGTAGGAGTCAACTACCTCCAGAAGACGGCAGTGCAACATTAAGGATGCAAGCTGCCGTTAAAacccacagaggaagaagaagaagaagctgcgcGTGGCATCCATCGCCATGGTAACGCACCGCTCTCTGAATGGCAGGCACAGCTTCAGCAGCCTGTAGCTCGCTATGGACGGCTCCTGAAGGGTCTGCAGCTTGTAGCCTTGTTATGATATGGCTGGTTAGCTAAAGGATCATATCAGAGCAACCCATCACAGCCACAGACACGTCCCCATCACTACCACTATGGCTGTGTCAGTTGAAGAGGTGTCTTCGTCTGTTGTGCGGGAATATCTCAGTCGAAAGGTAAGTTGAGCTAATGCTACATGTAGCTCAGTGCTAACCGATAGCATTACCAGAGCTAGAGagctagctagcgttagcttctgttagcttagcttactTAGCTAGTTAGATGATGACATCTGTGTTAGACTCCTTGTTAATTAACAGGTTGGTGGAACCACTGAATGAAAGACAATCATAGTGCTCATCTAATGAATATGAAGTTTTAGTGGGTTAAATTTCATGAACCAAATAGATTTGTATTACTTCTATATGCTTTaatatgtatttactgtattgttattgttgttattataaatatcttgtcctaattgtttgttatcactattatgtagtcatatcatttctttatttatttgtgtctctaggataagcccagtgtttttgtttgcctcttcctgcactgtatattattattttttttttgttatgttgtatatataagagtcaaaggtttttttaATAGTCTATAGTCTACTATAGTCTATATACTAttgtcttaaattgtgcaaaacaaataaaaaaacagtttctgCTGTCACAACTTTTGTCACCCTGTTTGAGAAGGATGCTTGTCATAGCTGCTACCATTACCATGTTTTAATAACATCCACTAAAACAACCATGTTAAACAGTTTtgtcccccaggccatcagacttttcaatagataattcatacgacaccttctcacacaaaaagtacctcaatcatatattttatactgtatatactgtatatgttcttaatgtatatgttcttaatatgccttgtacaaagtatttcttatatatgtacattcatacttcctgatattTATATGTTcctaatatgccttgtacaaagtattccTTATAAGCACAAATATCATATTAAATCactctatttcctcattcacatctcttactaaaaggcaggaaaagggTATTCAATATAGGCTCTGTATAcctacacaaatatactatgAACTGTGCTTATCTTTGACCTGTTAAAATCTATTATTGCTTGGTACCTTTTCCTCATTCGCCCACCATATAGAGAGccttcatacttcctgatatttatatgttcttaatatgccttgtacaaagtatttccttttataattgtaatataacttattatttttaatggagcttcccagaaaaaagcatttcacacaattgtacttgtataaccggcgtgacaataaacatcttgaatcttgaatcttgaataataCGATGTAAAAAGCACTGTTGATGCTTGCTGTTGATGCTTGCAGGGACTGAAGAGGACGATCGCCTGTATGGATGAGGAGCATCCACGCACAGAAGCCAGTATCAACAACAGATCACACCTGAGGCAGATTCTCAACATAGAGGCTCTCTATAGAAATAATAAAGTAAGTCATGCACCTGGAGGTTGTCTGGATaacattgaaaaaaagtctgttgcTGACTTTTCTGTCATTGCAGGCTCACAACTCCCCCCTGAAAACATTACTGGAGATTATTGTAAAGCATCACATTGAGGGCCTTAAGAATGACAAGATCACCAACAGTGAGAGATTTCCCCTGCAGTCTGCCGCAGTAACACCAACAGTGATGAATGACacaaagacagaggagagcCCAACCGCTTTTGTTATGAGCAAACACCTCAAATTAAGGTATTTCACAAgtccattcatttttttgtgctgttttgactttttaaacctgcagtaggcagactatttttggcataattgggcaaaaattccacattaacctttcagcatatgaGTATTCTGTGAGATAACGagacttctgcacttcctcatggctctgttttcacgacgggagactttggccaataacaggtcattttagagagagagcgtttctattggctgttcattcaacggaagcagctgtcaatcccccacgaactccgatcaaacggtcaaactaggcagcactgatcaaatattaatcaaaattctgttactgtaatgtctatttctcgcctcaaatgttttcagaaacatcttgtagtgtactgcttagctgtaaaaggagaaaaTTTGCTCCGActggtgagcggtgcttggtatttcctcaactgttctcaacatggctgctaggtcacaaaatgttctcattttacagctaaacagtacactacaagatgtttctgaaaacatttgaggcgagaaataggtgtaacagtaacagaatatggattcatatttgatcagcgctgcctagtttgaccgtttgatcggtgtttgagagtgattgacagctgctcagaggcggcaggctccagatcagctctgattggttgttttcaaccgccgttaggagcactggaggacacagaggcacacaattgttttcagattacctgtctcatgcactactatcagaatatagtgatcgttttttaaatcctatttgctccaactctacctacttcagctttaaaaatattggtttgaacatacagtatatgggaTTTATCTCTCTCACAGGTCTGATGTAGGAGAAATATGTCCTCCTCAACCTATATATACGTCATTATTGCCTGAGACAGACGGACAAAATCAAGCAGGTTTCTGGGTTTATGACTCAGATGACCAAAAAGGCCGGCCACTGACGGCTTCCATCCAGCACAATGAGAGCGTCATCAGAAGAGAACCAGAGAAAAAGACTTCCATCACTGAGGGCACCCAAAGGAGCAGAAGTAATCGAATCAGACGTGGCATGATGGCTCGACCAATAGCGAGCACACCTCAGGTACCAGACCACTCATGCAGTTATTATTGATCCCATATTCTCCATATTACTCCTATTCATCATACCCTGATGTTTTCCCTTTaggaagcaaacaaaaaaaggcagaatCGAAGGCTAGAAGTGTCCCAGCCGCTGCTCAGAAAAGAAGAAGCAAACAGGCAGGGGGATGGACTGTTTGTGACTGGCGCACCCCAAAAAAGTTCAGAAAGCGGCCTAACTGAAATCAGCTCAGCTGACTGCATAGGGGGTCAACGGGAGTGGTGGAGTGCACCAGAGAGGATGCAGAGGGAAAAcagctttgaaaaagacatacTCAAGTCTACAAAGTAAATAACTTTAAGCTGCTaatactactgtatatgtggGAACTTCATAGTTTTAAATTGTTGAAATTATTTGCTTTGTTCAGGGGtttatttactttgtttctgtttcttagAGTAAAGTCGCTGACAAGGCCAAATGTGGCTGATTTTGATGTGTCTGAGATGGTTTTAGGTGAGTACTGTGTATATAGAAGAGAGGCCGCATCCATTgcctttgcctttttttaattcattgcCTTGTATTTGTCAAAGCTGATGGTGTTAATCAATTTCCAGATGACATTGATGATGACGACGATCTGCGAGAGCTCTCCAAGGTGTCCTTTCAGAGAACCGTCGCAGAGCACAGCTGCGCCGGCCGCCCGATGGACCAACGCACTGCCACGGTTGGTGATTTACACAGGTGTTTCTTTAGTTGCATAATGCTGGGGACAGTTTCTGTGGTTGCCTTttgattttctgtttgttttctgcttttgtttttctccaggaATTGAAAGCTGTTCTTCTCGGTTCTGGCCTAAATTGTTTCAGTGTTGAGTGGAGGAATCAGGGTTTCACATTCTCAGAAACACATGACCTGAGATATGGAATCGTGCAGAAAAAGGTCACGGTGCCATTCTGCTAAAGTTCAGTAATCCAGAATTTTCATATGATTTACTGATTTGTGTGATCTGTATATTCATTTTCTAGGGTGGTCCCTGTGGAGTTCTGGCATCCGTCCAAGCCTTCGTTCTAAAGAAACTGCTGTTTGAAAACGTTGAAAGCAGTAACACAGGCCTTCAGTACGTTCTCCTTCAGTTCAGAGCTGTGAGCCATAATGTTAACCACTGAGTGCCTTACTGTAATCACTTGGATGCTTTTTACAGCCATTAATTCACATCAAGGCATGCTTTGTAGCCACTGTTAAGTATTGGCCTCTGCATTTGGTATTAACTGTATGATTACACCACACGACCAGTTTCCACTCAAATGCCACTTTGTTTTCAGGAGGTTAAGACCTTCCAACACCACCAGAAGAAAGTGTCTTGTTTCAGCGGCGGCTGAAATGCTGTGGAGGGCCGGCGAGGAAAAACGAGCCACAATTGCAATGTAAGATCATACTTTTATCCACTTAATCCTCTACGTCCAGACCAATACACAGAACCTCATTACTGGTATTTAACTAGGTTGAATACATGTGAATACCAGGCTTAGGTGTTGAGGGTTGGGGTGAGCTCACATCAGCTCTAGGAGCCAATCAGACCCATTGGTCTCAGAACTatataacactttataataaccatttataaatggcaaattgatagttaattaaacttagttaatagttattttactgttaccaaagaatgaaatgataattaataatgtttactaattattagtaatgctataatttatgttatgttatcatCAGTtcatataatatgaaataattagtttataaatgatatattgtatcatagctgataagagacgataacaattacattctgattacattagtaaactatttattaacagtttattgttgcacgcattataacattttatgtgtaagtatttgttagtgagtaccaaatgatttgtaaacctttaagaaattgtttgtcattttttgtttggtggtaaaacatctataaacattacatagagagatggaccagaaaccaattattaaccattgacaaagtattaactatctatctaaataatgtttatagatgctttacaaagtatttattaaccatttaacaaggtattataatcatcagttgcaacttcaTAATAGCCATCTGAATAAAGTTTAAAGACGctttacaaattaattattacaataaccattaacaaagtgttaca harbors:
- the mindy4 gene encoding probable ubiquitin carboxyl-terminal hydrolase MINDY-4 isoform X2; translation: MAVSVEEVSSSVVREYLSRKGLKRTIACMDEEHPRTEASINNRSHLRQILNIEALYRNNKAHNSPLKTLLEIIVKHHIEGLKNDKITNSERFPLQSAAVTPTVMNDTKTEESPTAFVMSKHLKLRSDVGEICPPQPIYTSLLPETDGQNQAGFWVYDSDDQKGRPLTASIQHNESVIRREPEKKTSITEGTQRSRSNRIRRGMMARPIASTPQEANKKRQNRRLEVSQPLLRKEEANRQGDGLFVTGAPQKSSESGLTEISSADCIGGQREWWSAPERMQRENSFEKDILKSTKVKSLTRPNVADFDVSEMVLDDIDDDDDLRELSKVSFQRTVAEHSCAGRPMDQRTATELKAVLLGSGLNCFSVEWRNQGFTFSETHDLRYGIVQKKGGPCGVLASVQAFVLKKLLFENVESSNTGLQRLRPSNTTRRKCLVSAAAEMLWRAGEEKRATIAINSGRNHFTSTGHYRSEGVLEKITCFTVDNVKDLQLLLERHIDQFETGALGCILLTLSAVLSRSIEKVREDMDVPTTTLIGAHGYCTQELVNLLLSGRAVSNVFDNDMELDSGNGNMTLLKGVKGHCDIGLLSLFEHYNICKELT
- the mindy4 gene encoding probable ubiquitin carboxyl-terminal hydrolase MINDY-4 isoform X1, producing the protein MAVSVEEVSSSVVREYLSRKGLKRTIACMDEEHPRTEASINNRSHLRQILNIEALYRNNKAHNSPLKTLLEIIVKHHIEGLKNDKITNSERFPLQSAAVTPTVMNDTKTEESPTAFVMSKHLKLRSDVGEICPPQPIYTSLLPETDGQNQAGFWVYDSDDQKGRPLTASIQHNESVIRREPEKKTSITEGTQRSRSNRIRRGMMARPIASTPQEANKKRQNRRLEVSQPLLRKEEANRQGDGLFVTGAPQKSSESGLTEISSADCIGGQREWWSAPERMQRENSFEKDILKSTKVKSLTRPNVADFDVSEMVLDDIDDDDDLRELSKVSFQRTVAEHSCAGRPMDQRTATELKAVLLGSGLNCFSVEWRNQGFTFSETHDLRYGIVQKKGGPCGVLASVQAFVLKKLLFENVESSNTGLQRLRPSNTTRRKCLVSAAAEMLWRAGEEKRATIAINSGRNHFTSTGHYRSEGVLEKITCFTVDNVKDLQLLLERHIDQFETGALGCILLTLSAVLSRSIEKVREDMDVPTTTLIGAHGYCTQELVNLLLSGRAVSNVFDNDMELDSGNGNMTLLKGVKGHCDIGLLSLFEHYNICKVGAYLKTPRYPIWVVCSESHFSVLFGLQRELLTNQDKGLEFDLYYYDGLANQQEEIRLTVSVGKSSLSCLDVDTDLIPPLEHCIRTRWNDAFVSWNDTEPIL